A section of the Choristoneura fumiferana chromosome 5, NRCan_CFum_1, whole genome shotgun sequence genome encodes:
- the LOC141428043 gene encoding uncharacterized protein → MPKRKSEKEDEEKRRSKIQKLEKRLERYRSREITTPPNSNNHIEQQGQDEVETEAEAFSILEVEEVTDEGVDSLPNEVLMALGDENAQEKGYGEDIHSDITKRMDGILMKGLPKEQKEIITKNLLIPANMMLLEAPKLNNELNAILSSSTKTRDKLLEGRQQDLGLAGASVLYAIHKLSRGEDKIDIIKSLGDASRLLCNLHYEYTNMRKKLISPHLDKSLSLNLKENTRSDFLYTKLDETVKSLAAIKRASSALKPKPQPQTSTSGSKNWYQPPRRPMQGPQARGPARGGHHQPQQRYQPRTATRGQGRRLPPPTGRGRAKYP, encoded by the exons aTGCCAAAACGAAAGAGTGAAAAGGAGGACGAGGAAAAAAGAAGGTCGAAAATTCAGAAACTAGAAAAGCGTCTTGAAAGATATCGGTCGAGGGAAATAACAACACCACCAAATAGTAACAACC ACATTGAACAACAAGGGCAGGATGAGGTAGAGACTGAGGCTGAAGCATTTTCAATCCTGGAGGTTGAAGAAGTTACGGATGAAGGTGTAGATTCCCTTCCGAATGAAGTATTGATGGCCCTGGGTGATGAAAATGCCCAAGAAAAGGGATATGGAGAGGATATCCACAGTGACATTACCAAAAGGATGGATGGGATCCTCATGAAAGGGTTGCCTAAAGAGCAAAAGGAGATTATTACTAAAAACTTGTTAATTCCAGCGAACATGATGCTGTTGGAGGCACCCAAGCTCAATAATGAGCTCAATGCGATTTTAAGCTCTTCGACAAAAACAAGAGACAAACTTCTAGAAGGGAGACAGCAAGACCTAGGTCTAGCAGGAGCATCAGTTTTATATGCCATTCACAAGCTATCACGAGGCGAAGACAAGATTGACATAATCAAGTCTTTAGGAGATGCGTCCCGGCTACTATGTAACCTCCATTATGAGTACACTAACATGCGTAAGAAGCTGATATCTCCGCATCTGGACAAGAGCCTGAGTCTAAACTTGAAGGAGAATACACGGTCAGACTTTTTATACACAAAATTAGATGAGACGGTAAAGTCACTGGCTGCCATTAAGAGAGCTAGCAGTGCACTTAAACCAAAGCCTCAACCCCAGACATCTACATCGGGTTCAAAAAACTGGTACCAACCTCCTCGACGCCCAATGCAAGGCCCACAGGCGAGGGGTCCAGCTCGAGGGGGACACCACCAGCCTCAGCAGCGCTACCAGCCCCGCACCGCCACGAGGGGCCAGGGACGCCGGCTACCGCCGCCAACGGGCAGAGGCCGTGCCAAATACCCATAG